From the Lolium rigidum isolate FL_2022 chromosome 2, APGP_CSIRO_Lrig_0.1, whole genome shotgun sequence genome, one window contains:
- the LOC124688565 gene encoding uncharacterized protein LOC124688565: MEEALMISPELRDMLAKVAAFLLVQGLVYLILTKSSGVFSKDKILRSLSFRTMRSMSVRRLLAPFSDVPVGTNDLGSAPPPSPSYFSRSWSSLRGGNRED; the protein is encoded by the coding sequence ATGGAGGAGGCCCTCATGATCTCGCCGGAGCTCCGGGACATGCTGGCCAAGGTGGCCGCGTTCCTGCTCGTCCAGGGGCTGGTCTACCTCATCCTCACCAAGTCCTCCGGCGTCTTCTCCAAGGACAAGATACTCAGGTCCCTCAGCTTCCGGACCATGCGCTCCATGAGCGTGCGCCGCCTCCTCGCGCCGTTCTCCGACGTCCCCGTCGGCACCAACGACCTGggctccgcgccgccgccttcaccGTCTTACTTTTCGAGGTCCTGGTCGTCGCTCCGCGGGGGTAACCGCGAGGACTAG